ATTGCAGAGACAAATAGGTTAAAACGTGATCCAATCCTAGTAACCCTAAAAATTTCTTGACATTCTCGTCGGAAAGACATGGAGAACATGCCCTATGTACTCTTACAGAGTACATCGCTTACATAAACCTcgaattttagaattatactGAAACCAGCAACATAACATCTATATGAAAAGTGATGGGGCATGTCTTCTATAGCAGAATAGAATAAAGTAAAGCAGaaatatcaatattatatGTGATATGACAAcgttatcaatcttatgaAACAATCCAGATAATCTCCATGTAAATTCAGAggtaaagaaaatcaaataaatagaaagaaaacgGGAGAATGAAAGGTATTATCAAGTTAAAACTTTCCTGTTCAAGACACCTAAAAGAAAGTTTCTACCTATTTCATTAACTGGACATGTTTCTGTCAGCTTCCTTGGTTCTCTGAGGCAGATGTGTCATAGACAActttgtttcattttcattgaGAGAAACAGCTTGAGCAAAACTCTTGGATAGTTTCTTTACGTAGTCATTAGAAATTGATACAGGGTATTGTTCACTCTCTCCAGTAACCCCAGTAGGCACCAGGTTGGCTTGCTGCCTTGACTTCCTTGCTTGCATCATTTTCTGCCTCTCttcataaaaatgaaaatcatcTAGGATCGATGAATGACTTTCATAGTTCTTGAATATTTTCAACATCTCAACACCACGTTCCAGTTCTACCTGAAATATTCAACAAAGCATAAAATAACATTCATGAGAAATATAGCACGGCAATAATAAGTGCAGCTGACCTACATCATAATACTAAGCAAAATTATTGTGCCAGAATCAGGCATCACTTTCAAGGAACAGTGAATGCAAGGTCTTCCATACAGGCACTATCCATATACTGCAAGCATTCAGCACAAAGAACAAGGACAATCAGTTAAATGCATCCACTATCTCAAATGTCGGGATGAGTAACAAATAGAAGACGTTCAACTAGATTTCCTTTCAATGCTTGCAGTACAAGGatgaaatataataactaaatGAGCTATAAGTAAACAATACTTTAACAGCCAAAGGAACAGTTTTTAAAAGCCTTCCATCAATCATGTTGTTTGACATAAATATTGTACGCAATTTTGCAAGTCATTCCTAAATAATATTCACAAAGAGTCTTAAGTCCATATAAACGTTTGTggataaaactaaaaatatcaGTATCCTAGGTCAGGCTTCAGGGTTCTAGGCAGTAAGTCCCTGGGCATTCTAAAATATACATTAAAGCCAGCTGAAAGCAAATATGTTAGAAGTGAATGATCTATTGAGAAGGGAATCGAAGTGCACAATTGCAAACCAATGAccaataaaagattttaaagagTTGATAAAACAAGTCTTACCTCCTGAGTATCTCTACTGTTGGTGACTGGCTTGTTGTCATTATTCTCAAGTACAATATGGCGAAATTGACTGTTTGGAACATCTTTAATAACGTGCCACTTGACAGGAAACTGTCCAGACCATTTATCCTGCTGCCAGTAGTCCACACTCTTGTCAAAGTCCACAGGCCCTACCATCTCAGCGACTCCACAAAACTGGGCACTAGCATTCACCTGTACATGATTGtgcaacaaaataaaaggtcATCACAGTAGTACCCTCTTTTGCTTTTGGTTTCCAGAACATATTCCGAGAAAATGAAGCTCAACCAATGAATGAATGCAGATATCTGTTAATAGCTAGTTGCTGAACTCAATGATCTTACCAGACTCCAAACCAactgaatttttaaaactacAACATTAGCACGGGGAAGGGAaagtaaagaaagaaggaaaaccATAACTCTGAAATCATGCTTTCATGAAGCAATAATAAACAAGATATAGAGACAAGAACCGAAGAGGGTAAAACATATATCTGAAGATACATTAGTTTTTCTGCACGTAAAACGAGTTGAGGTAATTTTGACATTATTTAAGGCCATGAACCAACTAAATAGTAAGAACCAAGATGGTTGTGCTAAGAAGGCAGACACTTGCATGCTTGGCCTGGCTAAATAAAACAAAGGGATCATGTTCCCctagaatatttaatttgcAGTAAAATATCTTTGTCGTCTCCCCCTTCTTATACCAAATTTCCTACTTGCACTCTTTCAACTATCAAtgttttttagaattttattcgATAATTGGTGGATGAACTAGAGGATATTTCCAACTTTAATGCATCACCACTAGGAGATTAGGTAACTTActgaaaacaacaagaagaCTGGACAGGTTCCATGTTTCTCCTTTGCCTCATTATAAGCAGCATCCAATTTCTTGTTACCATTTGGAGTGCTTGCCCAAACACCATACTTTATGCTCTTATGTACATTATCTTCACTGTAAGATTTGATAACAAAGAACTTTGCATCCTTGTAGTCAACTATAAAATCTAGGCAGTTATAAGACTCATTATAAATATCAGCAACAACAATCCTGTGATTATCAATAGCAGATCCATTTGTTGCTGTCTGACTTCTTGGCTTGAATGCCCTCGGTCCTCTATTTCGCTCACCTAGTGTATCGAGTGCAACATTACAACTGCAAGCAAAGTCATTGCACCTCCCCCCTTGTCTTGCTTCATGAAGTGTGGGCCAGCTCTGACCATTCATCCCAAACATAGAAGAGGAAACATCATAGCTAGCACTTCGTTTGCTTTGACCTTGAGGATAGCTTTTATAGCTGGAGCCTAAACCAGATCCAAACCCATAAAAGGATTCCTTTTGTTGGGAAGCCTgaataatatttcaatattagatGACAAAATAAAACCTGAAAATCAATCATAGGCCTCACAGATCTCAAAAGGAAGCCAGCTTTCCATTTAGTGATAAAAGCGAAAATCTCGTTCATAAATAGAAAACTAACCGATCCAAAATGATTTGCAGAAAAACCTAGTGAACCAATTGGTTTTGAACCAGCTGTTGACGATGAGAAATGCATCAAAGAACCTTTCCGACTCCCAGTTTTCGACCAATCTGACCATAATCGACCACTTTCAAACCCATCAAATCCTTGCTGCAAAAATTTTAAGCCTCCGGAGTCTCCAGAAAAGTTGTTTCCTCTACCAAATCCCATTGTAGGCAAATAACCTGGTTGTGGTGCATATCTGTTGCCATCTCCTTGAAGATTAACATTAATTGGCAATTTCGCAGGAGAAACTGCTGTTCGTGGAGCAATATTTGGAACATTTTGTGAAGTGAGGTGCTGATAGTATGATGGATCAGAGTTTGGTAACTCTTGGATATTGTATAGCTGACCATGACAACTTGCAGAAGGGGGTGGTAGTGGGAACGAGGCATATGGTCCTTGTGATATTTGAGGAGTGTACCCATAACCATTAAATGGAAGTGATGAAGAATCATTGTAGACACCCTTATGTCAAAAACAATCATTCAAGtgtataacatactaatactCAGAGCAGAGAACATTACAAGTGTTGAAAAAGTGAAAGCAGGAAAATATTCTTACATAAGAACCATTTTCTAAGCCACAGGGGTTAACATCTGGAAAGCATGTGCTCCATGTGCCAACCATATTTCCATTACCTGATTTATATCACAGTGGAAGATTAGGAATTAAGAGAATTTCCATTTCTCATGTCCTACTAAACTTAGTTGATCATTGTTATCCTTGGATATTCCAACGCATCTCAGGCTCAGCGAGCAAACATAATGTTTGAAGTAACGCTCCTCATCCAAAGTGCTTAATAATCATCATAATACACTATAAGCACACACATATGTGTATTTTACCATTTAACATTTAGTTGGAAACACATATGTTAGCCTTTAAGCAGGAAGACTGagtgataataatattttgagttGCATATTCAAGCAAATGGATAAAGAGACTATCAAAAAGAGAACACTTCCTATAACAAACAATGGAAAGGGCGAATTCTATGGAATTCACTGTTTCCAATAATAATCAGTTTTGAATGCAGTCAACAGAATGAAAGCAAGGTTTAATTAGTCAACATTCATGTCATGAAAATGCAAAGAGCAACATTATGAAGTTCTTTGTTTAAAATAGGCATGAGCATAAACATCAAACTAGCTTTTGCGAATTCAGGTCAACTTCATTTCGACCActgaaaataacaataatctTACCAGCTAAAACTTATAACTGGAATCCAACAGCAGAAACACACTTTGCATATCTAACATGGATAGAAGAACACAATATAAACAAACCTCCATGAGAGGCTGATTGTGTTGTTTGAGAGGGACAAGCATTGAGCGAAGCGTCAACCCTCAAAGAACCAACAGTAACAGCAGCCAGTGAAGAATCAACCACATTTTCATCTGTGGCTAGAGAAGGCTAACAAATAGATATCAAAAGACTTGTCATTGAAATCCCTCGATTGTCacataaacaaagaaaatggaatAAGATTATACATGGAAAACAATAACAACAACCTGATCCATTGACATGTTTGGACCAGCAGGTCTCTCTTGTAGTGATACTAAAAGATGCTAAAATGCTCCAGTGGTTTCCGTAGTTCAGTATCTAGAAGTATTGAACAGCAGTTAGCATAAGTTTAATTGCAGAAAGATGATCCGGAGAATTGCCACATTGATCATGCAAATAAATgcacacaaaagaaaaacttatgGAACTTGGTCAGATAAACATAAACTGCGTATTTCAAATTCCAGCACAGGGAAATACATAAATTGCAAATCCAGAAAACACTCCCAGAAGGAAATTTAATTTGACAATATAAACATGGATTACAAATTGCACATTGTACAAATAAGGATCAATTAACAGTTTCTTTTGTGATCCAATTTTCACTCGATTGTCATGGGATATTAACTATAATTAAAGCCAGCcgattaaaataattcttagcacaattatataattcaaaacATAATCTAGCCACAAtccaaagaacaaaaaaagaacACTCTTGATTGATTGAAATTCTTAAAACTCGGGGATTCATAATAGCGGCACCTCAGCATTAACAAAACACCATCTAAaccaaaacaaacaaacagagcataaactttcttcttttttctttttcttaaaaaaaaaaaataagacaatttttcccttttcttttaatcctGTAAtccagaagaagaaaaaaagaaaacagcaaCAGCAACAACAATCGGTTTGGTCCGTACCAGTGGATATTAACCGATCACGAAACCTTTCTTTTCAGCGGCAGATGCCGTACGAGTAAACAAGAATAAGAGGTGAGGCTGAGATGGAATTAGAGGTAATAGAAATTTGTGTGGGTTGAGTTACAGTTGAGTGTTTGGCGAGTGAAAGGAGAAGGTTTGTTTTCCTAAGGGTGTAGAGTGAAGTAGAAATTAGGAGAAGGTTCGGGTTCTGTGCGAGTGCGTGTGTGGCGATGGTGGTGCTTTTCTGAGGGTTGTAGAGAAGAAAGAGGGCATTGGGAATTGGGTTGGGTTAAGAGGTTAGAGAGAGTGAGTGAATGAGTGAAGTGATGAGAATGCAAACGTAACTGCAGCAAtactttttctaaataataatagtactaataaaaACTTCAAcatctttttttcctttctgcCCAGTTGGCTTCACCTTACTTGTCCACCTGCTCTTCCTCTTACCCCctctctgttttttctttccatatcTATACTATTCCAGCTGTATTGTCAATTTGCCCCCTATATTTTCCATCTACAAGCAATTTTCTCCAAAACTAATTTCTCTTATGATAAATCCGAAAAATGTCATGATTCTGGCTAATGTATTGAGATTGGTacattaaatttatgttttacaTATTTGGTATAGATAAAagattcattttaaatttttatttctggAAACTGAATGTCACAAAATCAAATTCgatcaattttaataaaactataaaataaattttaaaaatcttaaaaattattcttttattgtgaTAGAATTACATTTGGCTTTTTGTCTAATTTAttcctctttttttccttttatttgctatttttcttaataaaactaaattaatttttaaataaattttatatttatatcttatattaaattaaataattcatttgcaatagattataaattatttatggtTATTTTATAGGATTTGAACTAAACACATTGAAAATTTAACCATGTATTTGAAAGCAAGTAAAACTTACTAAGAATTTTGCATATAATTTTAAGTGTAATCAATTTTAacttctataaataaaaatgaaaaggaatcattctcttttttattttcgtttattctcttttttattttcgttTCTTCTCTTCTAATTACA
The sequence above is drawn from the Ricinus communis isolate WT05 ecotype wild-type chromosome 7, ASM1957865v1, whole genome shotgun sequence genome and encodes:
- the LOC8286789 gene encoding YTH domain-containing protein ECT2 isoform X3, whose amino-acid sequence is MVGTWSTCFPDVNPCGLENGSYGVYNDSSSLPFNGYGYTPQISQGPYASFPLPPPSASCHGQLYNIQELPNSDPSYYQHLTSQNVPNIAPRTAVSPAKLPINVNLQGDGNRYAPQPGYLPTMGFGRGNNFSGDSGGLKFLQQGFDGFESGRLWSDWSKTGSRKGSLMHFSSSTAGSKPIGSLGFSANHFGSASQQKESFYGFGSGLGSSYKSYPQGQSKRSASYDVSSSMFGMNGQSWPTLHEARQGGRCNDFACSCNVALDTLGERNRGPRAFKPRSQTATNGSAIDNHRIVVADIYNESYNCLDFIVDYKDAKFFVIKSYSEDNVHKSIKYGVWASTPNGNKKLDAAYNEAKEKHGTCPVFLLFSVNASAQFCGVAEMVGPVDFDKSVDYWQQDKWSGQFPVKWHVIKDVPNSQFRHIVLENNDNKPVTNSRDTQEVELERGVEMLKIFKNYESHSSILDDFHFYEERQKMMQARKSRQQANLVPTGVTGESEQYPVSISNDYVKKLSKSFAQAVSLNENETKLSMTHLPQRTKEADRNMSS
- the LOC8286789 gene encoding YTH domain-containing protein ECT2 isoform X2; translated protein: MSMDQPSLATDENVVDSSLAAVTVGSLRVDASLNACPSQTTQSASHGGNGNMVGTWSTCFPDVNPCGLENGSYGVYNDSSSLPFNGYGYTPQISQGPYASFPLPPPSASCHGQLYNIQELPNSDPSYYQHLTSQNVPNIAPRTAVSPAKLPINVNLQGDGNRYAPQPGYLPTMGFGRGNNFSGDSGGLKFLQQGFDGFESGRLWSDWSKTGSRKGSLMHFSSSTAGSKPIGSLGFSANHFGSASQQKESFYGFGSGLGSSYKSYPQGQSKRSASYDVSSSMFGMNGQSWPTLHEARQGGRCNDFACSCNVALDTLGERNRGPRAFKPRSQTATNGSAIDNHRIVVADIYNESYNCLDFIVDYKDAKFFVIKSYSEDNVHKSIKYGVWASTPNGNKKLDAAYNEAKEKHGTCPVFLLFSVNASAQFCGVAEMVGPVDFDKSVDYWQQDKWSGQFPVKWHVIKDVPNSQFRHIVLENNDNKPVTNSRDTQEVELERGVEMLKIFKNYESHSSILDDFHFYEERQKMMQARKSRQQANLVPTGVTGESEQYPVSISNDYVKKLSKSFAQAVSLNENETKLSMTHLPQRTKEADRNMSS
- the LOC8286789 gene encoding YTH domain-containing protein ECT2 isoform X1, whose product is MSMDQVPSLATDENVVDSSLAAVTVGSLRVDASLNACPSQTTQSASHGGNGNMVGTWSTCFPDVNPCGLENGSYGVYNDSSSLPFNGYGYTPQISQGPYASFPLPPPSASCHGQLYNIQELPNSDPSYYQHLTSQNVPNIAPRTAVSPAKLPINVNLQGDGNRYAPQPGYLPTMGFGRGNNFSGDSGGLKFLQQGFDGFESGRLWSDWSKTGSRKGSLMHFSSSTAGSKPIGSLGFSANHFGSASQQKESFYGFGSGLGSSYKSYPQGQSKRSASYDVSSSMFGMNGQSWPTLHEARQGGRCNDFACSCNVALDTLGERNRGPRAFKPRSQTATNGSAIDNHRIVVADIYNESYNCLDFIVDYKDAKFFVIKSYSEDNVHKSIKYGVWASTPNGNKKLDAAYNEAKEKHGTCPVFLLFSVNASAQFCGVAEMVGPVDFDKSVDYWQQDKWSGQFPVKWHVIKDVPNSQFRHIVLENNDNKPVTNSRDTQEVELERGVEMLKIFKNYESHSSILDDFHFYEERQKMMQARKSRQQANLVPTGVTGESEQYPVSISNDYVKKLSKSFAQAVSLNENETKLSMTHLPQRTKEADRNMSS
- the LOC8286789 gene encoding YTH domain-containing protein ECT2 isoform X4: MLVPLKQHNQPLMEGVYNDSSSLPFNGYGYTPQISQGPYASFPLPPPSASCHGQLYNIQELPNSDPSYYQHLTSQNVPNIAPRTAVSPAKLPINVNLQGDGNRYAPQPGYLPTMGFGRGNNFSGDSGGLKFLQQGFDGFESGRLWSDWSKTGSRKGSLMHFSSSTAGSKPIGSLGFSANHFGSASQQKESFYGFGSGLGSSYKSYPQGQSKRSASYDVSSSMFGMNGQSWPTLHEARQGGRCNDFACSCNVALDTLGERNRGPRAFKPRSQTATNGSAIDNHRIVVADIYNESYNCLDFIVDYKDAKFFVIKSYSEDNVHKSIKYGVWASTPNGNKKLDAAYNEAKEKHGTCPVFLLFSVNASAQFCGVAEMVGPVDFDKSVDYWQQDKWSGQFPVKWHVIKDVPNSQFRHIVLENNDNKPVTNSRDTQEVELERGVEMLKIFKNYESHSSILDDFHFYEERQKMMQARKSRQQANLVPTGVTGESEQYPVSISNDYVKKLSKSFAQAVSLNENETKLSMTHLPQRTKEADRNMSS